One Drosophila willistoni isolate 14030-0811.24 chromosome XL unlocalized genomic scaffold, UCI_dwil_1.1 Seg142, whole genome shotgun sequence genomic region harbors:
- the LOC6644696 gene encoding ER degradation-enhancing alpha-mannosidase-like protein 2, translated as MRLQGLTSLGIHVACVLWITVGMVSQGVSHKHYSRARKLELREDVRRMFQHAYDGYLQHASNYDELRPLTCDGHDTWGSYSLTLIDALDTLATMGNFTEFRRVFALLTEKMDFNRDINVSVFETNIRIVGGLLSAHLLSRRAGVTLETGWPCQGPLLRMAEDVARRLLPAFDTNTGMPYGTVNLRYGVPKGETSVTCTAGVGTFLIEFGTLSRLTGNSIYEDVALQAVYALWKYRSPIGLFGNHIDVQTGRWTALDSGIGAGVDSLFEYLVKGAVLLNRPELLQLFHEARIAIDKYMRKEDWYMWVGMNKGHVTLPIFQSLEAFWPGILSLIGDTEPAMRTMTRYISVWKKYGFLPEFYNIAAGEASPNREVYPLRPELIESAMYLYRATKNEYLLELGEHMLETIEFSAKTKCGYATIRNVVTHEKENRMESFFLAETSKYLYLLFDEDNFLHNDGAQGELMADTEENVCVVQAGAYIFNTEAHPMDLSALHCCHDYKEDIFSSLDLQHFTERSIFERSRQHQKSEQDQWQPECQQSYASRDWDRERGDRKDSTATIAVDIEVFDEFQQPAADILVGNFERIREERDLNHSSSSGGGNGRSSSEKQRSEVPRNQLTVSDLDEFFSQERDSFASSQDTLQYVLNFMGNFTMDVAFIRGLQLYDKNISTVLGTGAQKEYESRMRSLWELFQLEQQYAANIHLIQSLGLLKFNTESNMGDSELMRRHFAQVLEELDQLHLRQNYSQPPPTISQISPASFIQAAILNARAGYEIAMVNTTAMQEFIHRVYVVGTNESTTHFLPLLEPNELGQLHVAELSPEEEQQLFTYTRRLVDFRKRMSETVDRLQTLMQDWTPPPSTTTATKNPTTPAPKGIEQTTTDKPHLEQSDNMHEERQKESDGGGSVWSQFVQTILRKTTAHRVKFDESILREKTRKFLDKHAPRQTPHELFSCRRPEYIESFAYRDYYPEAL; from the exons ATGCGACTTCAAGGATTGACATCATTGGGAATCCATGTGGCCTGTGTACTATGGATAACCGTAGGAATGGTCAGTCAGGGAGTCTCACACAAACACTACTCCCGAGCGCGAAAGTTGGAATTGCG tgAGGATGTGCGGCGAATGTTTCAACATGCCTATGATGGCTATTTGCAGCACGCTTCGAACTATGACGAGCTCCGTCCACTCACATGTGATGGGCACGACACCTGGGGCAGTTATTCCCTTACCCTGATAGATGCTCTGGACACCTTGGCTACCATGGGCAACTTCACTGAATTCCGGCGTGTTTTCGCTCTGCTAACGGAAAAGATGGACTTCAACAGAGACATCAATGTGTCCGTGTTCGAAACCAACATTCGTATTGTGGGCGGACTGCTGTCTGCTCATTTGCTGTCAAGGCGTGCAGGCGTGACGCTGGAAACCGGTTGGCCATGTCAGGGTCCGCTTCTACGCATGGCAGAGGATGTTGCACGGCGTCTGTTGCCGGCGTTTGACACAAACACTGGCATGCCATATGGCACTGTAAATCTTCGTTATGGAGTACCCAAGGGCGAAACTTCCGTCACTTGTACGGCCGGTGTGGGTACTTTCCTCATAGAGTTCGGAACACTAAGTCGCCTCACTGGCAATAGCATCTACGAGGATGTGGCTCTTCAGGCCGTGTACGCCCTTTGGAAGTATCGTTCGCCCATTGGTCTCTTTGGCAATCATATTGATGTACAGACCGGACGCTGGACGGCCCTTGATTCTGGAATCGGTGCTGGCGTCGATTCGCTGTTTGAGTATCTGGTGAAAGGAGCGGTGCTACTTAATCGGCCCGAGCTATTGCAACTGTTTCACGAAGCTCGCATCGCAATTGATAAATATATGCGTAAGGAGGATTGGTATATGTGGGTGGGCATGAACAAAGGACATGTCACGTTGCCCATCTTTCAGTCGCTTGAGGCCTTCTGGCCGGGTATACTAAGTTTGATAGGTGACACGGAGCCGGCCATGCGGACAATGACCCGCTACATTAGTGTGTGGAAAAAGTATGGATTCCTTCCAGAGTTCTATAATATAGCCGCTGGCGAGGCGTCACCCAATCGAGAGGTGTATCCACTCCGGCCAGAGCTCATCGAATCGGCCATGTATTTGTATCGGGCCACTAAAAATGAGTATCTCCTGGAGCTGGGAGAGCATATGCTGGAGACAATTGAGTTCAGTGCGAAAACAAAATGTGGCTATGCAACT ATTCGTAATGTTGTCACACATGAGAAAGAAAACCGTATggagtctttttttttggccgaGACAAGCAAATATCTGTATCTGCTTTTTGACGAGGACAATTTCCTACATAATGACGGTGCCCAGGGCGAGCTGATGGCAGACACCGaggaaaatgtgtgtgtggttCAGGCGGGTGCCTACATCTTCAACACCGAGGCACATCCCATGGATTTGTCCGCTCTGCACTGTTGCCATGATTACAAGGAGGATATATTCAGTTCATTGGATCTGCAACATTTCACAGAACGATCGATTTTCGAGCGAAGTCGCCAACATCAAAAGTCGGAGCAGGATCAATGGCAGCCCGAATGCCAACAATCGTATGCATCCAGAGATTGGGATCGCGAAAGAGGCGATCGCAAAGATAGCACTGCCACAATTGCTGTTGATATTGAGGTGTTTGACGAATTTCAGCAACCAGCCGCTGATATTCTGGTGGGTAACTTTGAACGGATTCGTGAGGAACGAGATCTAAAccatagcagcagcagcggcggcggcaacgGCAGGAGCAGTAGTGAGAAGCAGCGAAGCGAAGTGCCTCGGAATCAGCTAACTGTCAGCGATCTAGACGAGTTCTTTAGTCAAGAACGAGACAGTTTTGCCAGCTCGCAGGATACGTTGCAGTACGTTCTCAATTTCATGGGCAATTTCACAATGGATGTGGCCTTCATTCGTGGACTACAGCTGTATGATAAAAATATCAGCACTGTTCTTGGAACTGGAGCACAAAAAGAGTATGAGAGTCGAATGCGTTCGCTCTGGGAGCTATTTCAGCTTGAGCAGCAATATGCTGCTAATATTCATCTTATACAGAGTCTGGGACTACTTAAATTTAACACGGAAAGCAACATGGGTGATAGTGAGCTAATGCGTCGACATTTTGCTCAAGTGTTGGAGGAACTGGATCAACTACATCTTAGACAAAATTACAGTCAGCCACCTCCAACGATTTCTCAAATATCGCCAGCGTCATTTATACAAGCAGCAATTTTGAATGCTCGAGCTGGCTATGAAATCGCAATGGTGAACACCACAGCCATGCAGGAATTCATTCATCGTGTCTATGTGGTGGGCACAAATGAGTCAACGACACATTTTCTGCCCTTGCTGGAGCCCAATGAGCTAGGGCAACTTCATGTGGCCGAATTATCTCCTGAAGAGGAGCAACAACTTTTCACATATACCCGTCGTCTTGTCGATTTTCGCAAACGTATGTCCGAGACAGTCGATCGTCTGCAGACTCTTATGCAAGACTGGACGCCGCCGCCTTCGACGACGACGGCCACAAAAAATCCAACAACCCCAGCACCAAAGGGAATTGAACAAACCACGACGGACAAACCGCATTTGGAACAATCGGATAATATGCACGAGGAGAGGCAAAAAGAATCCGATGGCGGTGGCTCGGTATGGTCTCAATTTGTTCAGACAATTCTGCGTAAGACCACTGCACATAGAGTGAAATTTGATGAGTCTATCCTGCGGGAAAAGACACGTAAATTCCTAGATAAACATGCACCCAGACAAACGCCGCATGAACTATTCTCATGTCGCAGGCCAGAATATATAGAATCATTTGCCTATCGCGATTACTATCCAGAAGCCCTTTAa
- the LOC6644695 gene encoding uncharacterized protein LOC6644695 — protein sequence MNPGAGAGALDQPDGGDADDADHQLPEGQPRPLPYAFEKELIEKSNKHIRLHRNFVPVSQVYPLTRKFYAHYEERKLPEPLRYVQFTPTEVQIKRQQKLSTSVPLLESQVYGWVPLLAQDRSIQLNFIHAPKLRCCMTIHGEHLMAERMTERPPFNGLRFLLH from the exons ATGAAtcctggagctggagctggagcatTAGACCAACCCGATGGCGGCGACGCTGATGATGCCGACCATCAGTTACCGGAGGGTCAGCCTCGTCCCTTGCCATATGCATTTGAGAAGGAACTAATTGAGAAGTCGAATAAGCATATACGCCTACATCGCAATTTTGTGCCAGTCAGCCAAG TTTATCCATTAACACGAAAATTCTATGCCCATTACGAGGAGCGTAAGTTGCCAGAGCCATTGCGATACGTTCAGTTTACCCCAACGGAAGTTCAGATCAAGCGTCAGCAGAAGTTAAGTACGTCAGTTCCACTGCTGGAGTCCCAAGTCTATGGCTGGGTACCTCTGTTGGCCCAGGATAGATCCatacaattaaattttatacatGCTCCAAAATTACGCTGTTGCATGACGATACATGGGGAGCATCTTATGGCAGAGAGGATGACAGAACGACCACCATTTAATGGACTACGCTTTTTGCTTCATTAA
- the LOC6644868 gene encoding centromere/kinetochore protein zw10, producing MAAAEIKVLQETFDELGRGKENGHDGADIEATKSAIRRMLTRTESYQARVRKHIDKNYTDFMSNHTSPDIYMDESQSLQREINDLLETVGDQGLQALNESNNKMAASGRELKELLLGMHVTEHILKIDDLFQCVEDARSSNDHLVVLDLIGRLRTLIFGEASATPQDVERIFQNLDCYDTIKVKYHVQSHLLQQNLQERFDRLVQLNCKSFPNSRCVTLMVSKDEPQLQDIGNALFQERYNPVKLCEFLLNNCIEPLITKPVSVEFQENVESIANDDNYYQLSLSYSTKTESPTAGQLRPNYKQVLEHIKLLLNTLSGINCSVSQTQHVFSIIGDHIKDRLLELLVHECLIPAVPETMEERQNCTLCDDVVHFEQYLADTFLINPEVDRDLRQFCEQYETYYRNRLFSRVLETVREIIQRDMQDMMPVGHINQASGEEADPIIFPRCMISKNVQDFVKLMERIVRQTADKPGEAGDKTADPLDGLIDLMLGTYVDEVPKIHKKLLESIPQQAVLFHNNCMYLTHWLSQDTNKSASLVQLLRSTGQKHFRIQIDYQISILMEIMSGFVLDSGHTLGTIPLKLIRQCLRQLELIKNVWQNVLAENVYNSSFCELLNAFTSELIRRIFTLRDISATMACELSDLIDVVLDKAPTLFSNKHEVLQVATWMKLQQLKTMMNASLKEITEQWCDGVGPLTANYKPEEIRYLIRALFQDTDRRAKAITQIV from the exons ATGGCTGCAGCGGAGATTAAGGTGCTGCAGGAAACATTCGATGAACTGGGCAGGGGCAAGGAGAATGGTCATGACGGTGCTGACATCGAAGCGACGAAATCGGCAATCAGGAGAATGCTGACGCGAACGGAAAGCTATCAAGCGCGAGTCCGCAAACACATCGATAAGAACTATACGGATTTCATGTCCAATCACACATCGCCGGACATCTATATGGATGAGTCGCAATCGCTGCAACGGGAAATCAACGATCTGCTCGAGACGGTTGGCGATCAGGGATTGCAAGCCCTCAATGAAAGCAATAATAAGATGGCAGCCAGTGGCCGGGAGCTAAAGGAATTACTCCTGGGAATGCATGTCACTgaacatatattaaaaatcgATGATCTCTTTCAGTGTGTGGAGGATGCCAGGAGTAGTAATGACCACCTGGTGGTGCTCGATCTGATTGGACGTCTACGTACCCTGATCTTTGGCGAGGCCAGTGCCACACCGCAGGATGTGGAGCGGATATTCCAAAATTTGGACTGCTATGACACCATTAAAGTTAAATATCACGTTCAATCACATTTGCTTCAGCAGAATCTACAAGAGCGTTTTGATCGTTTGGTTCAGCTCAATTGCAAATCCTTTCCGAACTCTCGCTGTGTGACTCTAATGGTCAGCAAGGACGAGCCACAGTTGCAAGATATAGGCAATGCATTATTCCAAGAGCGCTATAACCCAGTTAAATTGTGTGAGTTTCTCCTAAACAATTGCATTGAACCGCTCATCACGAAGCCGGTGTCGGTGGAGTTTCAGGAAAATGTAGAAAGCATTGCCAATGATGATAACTATTACCAGCTCTCTTTATCTTATTCCACCAAGACGGAAAGTCCCACGGCGGGACAACTGCGACCTAACTACAAGCAGGTCTTGGAGCATATTAAATTGCTGCTAAACACATTAAGTGGCATCAACTGCAGCGTATCCCAGACCCAGCATGTGTTTAGCATTATTGGCGACCATATCAAGGATCGATTGTTGGAATTGCTTGTCCATGAATGCCTAATACCAGCCGTGCCAGAGACAATGGAGGAGCGTCAAAACTGTACACTTTGCGACGATGTTGTCCATTTCGAACAGTATTTGGCCGACACATTCCTTATCAATCCCGAAGTGGATCGGGATCTGCGTCAGTTCTGTGAGCAATATGAGACTTATTATCGGAATCGTCTCTTTAGCAGAGTTTTGGAGACGGTACGGGAAATAATCCAAAGGGATATGCAGGATATGATGCCGGTGGGGCATATCAATCAGGCCTCAGGAGAAGAAGCCGATCCAATTATTTTTCCACGCTGCATGATATCCAAGAACGTTCAG GATTTTGTTAAGCTTATGGAACGTATTGTGCGTCAGACGGCAGATAAGCCAGGCGAAGCTGGTGATAAAACTGCTGATCCTTTGGACGGTCTCATTGACCTAATGCTGGGCACCTATGTGGATGAAGTTCccaaaattcacaaaaaactCCTCGAAAGCATTCCACAGCAAGCGGTGCTGTTCCACAATAATTGCATGTATCTTACACATTGGTTGTCCCAAGATACCAACAAGAGTGCCAGTCTGGTGCAATTGCTGAGGTCAACGGGTCAAAAACATTTTCGTATTCAAATCGATTACCAGATCTCTATCCTAATGGAGATTATGTCGGGATTTG TGCTTGATAGTGGCCACACTTTGGGCACAATTCCATTGAAGTTGATCCGTCAATGTCTGCGGCAATTGGAATTGATCAAGAATGTGTGGCAAAATGTCTTGGCCGAAAATGTATACAATTCGTCCTTCTGCGAGCTATTAAATGCCTTCACATCCGAGCTAATACGTCGCATTTTCACACTGCGCGATATCTCAGCTACCATGGCCTGCGAGCTAAGCGATCTCATCGATGTGGTACTCGACAAGGCGCCGACACTTTTCAGCAATAAACATGAAGTACTCCAGGTGGCCACGTGGATGAAATTGCAGCAATTGAAAACCATGATGAATGCCTCGCTGAAGGAGATCACAGAGCAATGGTGCGATGGTGTTGGTCCCCTAACGGCGAACTATAAGCCGGAGGAGATCAGGTATCTGATACGAGCTCTATTTCAAGATACAGATCGGCGGGCAAAGGCCATAACGCAAATTGTCTAA
- the LOC6644867 gene encoding histone-lysine N-methyltransferase SMYD3, with translation MATETTTESLTKTTSSKPLPAIKRGQRILTEKPFAFVLKSKYRQQRCDNCLEEGKVRKCSNCRYVYYCNRACQTQAWLMHKHECPFLKRSYPRIVPDAARMLCRLILRLEHGGDLIRGYYTEHGSRKFRDLMSHYAEIKNDPKRLEHLESLHAVLTDMMVDSPSTVPNKTELMSIYGRLITNGFNILDGEMNSIATAIYLGVSITDHSCQPNAVATFEGNELHIYAIEDMPCLDWSKIFISYIDLLNTPEQRRLDLKEHYYFLCVCSKCTDRQEQREMEAAVCPFRKCGSSINVKWTHCRNCQAGITPKLRNTYNEVMAMTKHHLESMKDVAYLDVCKVCLDKQTGVLHPLNVWHVKTLDAAFEAAIEVGKWPEALNYGQQLLQGFRKYNGPWHPLLGLLHMKLGKIQLYEGQCKEAMHHFEEARRILCVTHGREHRLIGEQLLPLVQQAQMELQQQMYRQ, from the exons ATGGCAACTGAAACTACCACTGAGAGTCTTACGAAAACAACAAGCTCAAAGCCACTTCCAGCCATTAAGCGTGGTCAGCGGATTTTGACTGAAAAGCCATTCGCTTTTGTGCTAAAATCCAAATATCGCCAACAACGTTGCGACAATTGCCTGGAAGA GGGCAAGGTTCGCAAGTGTTCCAACTGCCGTTATGTATACTATTGCAATCGGGCATGCCAGACTCAAGCATGGCTAATGCATAAACACGAGTGTCCATTCCTTAAACGTAGCTATCCACGCATAGTGCCCGATGCTGCTCGCATGCTTTGCCGTCTAATCCTGCGACTCGAACACGGCGGCGATTTAATACGTGGCTATTATACCGAGCATGGCTCACGCAAATTTCGGGATCTTATGTCGC ATTATGCGGAGATTAAAAATGATCCTAAACGACTGGAGCATTTGGAGTCATTGCATGCAGTTCTTACGGACATGATGGTCGATAGCCCTAGCACAGTGCCAAATAAAACGGAACTGATGAGCATTTACGGACGT CTAATCACAAATGGTTTCAATATATTGGATGGGGAAATGAATTCGATTGCAACGGCTATTTATTTGGGCGTCTCAATCACAGATCATAGCTGCCAACCAAATGCTGTGGCCACCTTTGAGGGCAATGAACTACATATCTATGCCATAGAGGATATGCCCTGTTTGGATTGGTCGAAAATCTTCATAAGCTACATCGATCTATTAAACACGCCGGAGCAGCGTCGTCTCGATCTGAAGGAGCATTATTATTTTCTATGCGTATGCAGCAAATGCACTGATCGACAGGAGCAACGTGAAATGGAAGCTGCTGTCTGTCCATTTCGTAAATGTGGCTCAAGTATTAATGTGAAATGGACGCACTGTCGCAACTGCCAGGCGGGTATAACACCAAAACTCAGAAATACCTATAATGAAGTCATGGCGATGACCAAACACCATCTAGAATCCATGAAAGATGTGGCTT ATCTTGATGTCTGCAAAGTTTGTTTGGATAAGCAGACCGGTGTACTGCATCCGTTAAATGTTTGGCATGTAAAGACTCTGGATGCAGCATTCGAGGCGGCCATTGAGGTCGGCAAATGGCCAGAGGCATTAAATTATGGGCAACAACTATTGCAGGGATTTCGTAAATACAATGGTCCATGGCATCCACTTCTGGGTCTGCTGCACATGAAACTTGGCAAAATTCAATTGTACGAAGGTCAATGCAAGGAGGCAATGCATCATTTCGAGGAGGCTCGACGCATTTTGTGTGTGACCCATGGACGAGAGCATCGTCTAATTGGCGAGCAGCTGTTGCCCCTGGTTCAACAGGCGCAAATGGAATTGCAGCAACAAATGTACAGACAATAA
- the LOC6644866 gene encoding eukaryotic translation initiation factor 3 subunit G-1, with protein sequence MPGVETIKSSWADEVELDYGGLPPTTETVENGHKYVTEYKYNKDDKKTKVVRTYKISKQVVPKTVAKRRTWTKFGESKNDKPGPNSQTTMVSEEIIMQFLNSKEDEKANDPLLDPSKNIAKCRICNGEHWSVNCPYKGTAMDTNLMEKKAAAAASAAVDAPKSGKYVPPFLKDSQKGGMGMRGRDDTAAIRISNLSESMTEADLEELVKKIGPQSKMYLARDKNTGLCKGFAYVHFKQRKDAAAAIEILNGHGYDHLILSVEWSKPQNN encoded by the coding sequence ATGCCGGGTGTAGAAACAATTAAATCTTCTTGGGCCGATGAGGTGGAGCTGGACTATGGCGGCCTGCCGCCTACCACCGAAACTGTAGAGAATGGTCACAAATATGTTACCGAATACAAATACAACAAGGATGACAAAAAGACCAAGGTGGTGCGCACATACAAAATCTCCAAGCAGGTTGTGCCGAAAACAGTGGCCAAGCGACGCACTTGGACGAAATTTGGTGAATCGAAGAATGACAAGCCCGGCCCAAATTCCCAAACGACTATGGTATCTGAGGAGATTATTATGCAGTTTCTCAACTCCAAGGAGGATGAGAAGGCTAACGACCCGCTTTTGGATCCCTCCAAGAATATTGCCAAATGCCGTATTTGTAATGGAGAGCATTGGTCGGTTAATTGCCCATACAAAGGCACAGCCATGGACACTAATCTCATGGAAAAGAAGGCAGCTGCTGCAGCTTCTGCTGCTGTCGATGCACCAAAATCTGGAAAATATGTGCCACCCTTCCTGAAGGACAGCCAAAAGGGCGGCATGGGTATGCGCGGACGCGATGATACGGCCGCCATTCGCATCTCCAATCTATCGGAATCGATGACCGAAGCCGATCTGGAGGAACTGGTAAAGAAAATTGGCCCGCAGAGCAAAATGTATTTGGCCCGCGACAAGAATACCGGCCTTTGCAAAGGATTCGCCTATGTGCATTTCAAGCAGCGTAAAGACGCAGCGGCGGCGATTGAAATTCTTAATGGTCATGGTTATGATCATTTAATTCTTAGCGTGGAATGGTCCAAGCCCCAGAACAattag
- the LOC6644865 gene encoding polycystic kidney disease 2-like 1 protein produces the protein MTTRRSSCILLIITLSVMGICMGLIVVYSGFHHEDVRFKTILITLVVVLIFQFIIGDPIKFVVFAIAEAFWPRTIVKPKREVNHKEYTRVDILKMELRRLRSNFLITEEFRNENLNIKYKYIAQDLWIYGIYFVLLMCMVMVSTDETLYYNTHAIHRLFMENHTDYYGLKEIYHISQLFDFIESALVSAFEPNTTNTGMTGWVHCNQTNLVGVIRLRQLRLVDEHYGWEQPQFSEMSYMPDWQLPYRRLFYTDKYWRIYEPFLPISASYDLIDMLLLNFNHKGFFNDYPELNGYIALLARTRQNSIKIMDYLTEYHWLNYNTCAVFMDFTLYNVDVNVFSVCTLRVEQTPFGSLLPHVDVESVKMLDSVDQMSYWNLLVLLLYVVMVIIFSKSLVLRLWYDAGVLNSMWNKVDLVIFVLNITVFTLIVVREWLVSSMLKKVEGASKMEFIDFRRPSRLHQLTTIMVGFLICITTLRLWRVLLFASVFKLFTRTLYLAWQAVFSTAMVIIVFLIGFCLAVVIINGNNSANFNRFVKSVVTCVCFSFGFSGHVNPSDMFMGGKWLGILLYGILAFVIAVLLINVFVSLINDYFTTAKLLRDAKSDNRINFLQFLRVEYARFFDIFLNLPCFRKKYRSHDRTVTENINRKLAERSEGVQKTSQLLFRRKQRYKIDEAKVKLQYRSRGEKLMKLKTIINKQIELLDVYIFGEEQDKDAEYGDPSKET, from the coding sequence ATGACGACCAGACGCAGCAGTTGTATTTTGCTTATAATTACCCTGTCTGTAATGGGAATCTGCATGGGTCTTATTGTAGTTTACTCTGGTTTTCATCACGAAGATGTTAGatttaaaacaattctaatcacattggttgttgttttgatCTTTCAGTTTATTATAGGCGATCCGATCAAATTCGTTGTATTTGCGATTGCTGAGGCTTTTTGGCCAAGAACTATAGTAAAACCAAAACGAGAGGTAAACCACAAGGAATACACACGTGTGGACATCTTGAAAATGGAATTGCGCAGATTGCGCAGCAATTTTCTTATCACCGAAGAGTTTCGCAATgagaatttaaatattaaatacaaatacattgCACAGGATTTGTGGATCTATGggatttattttgttttgctgaTGTGCATGGTGATGGTGTCGACGGATGAAACTTTGTACTATAACACACATGCAATACATAGATTGTTTATGGAGAATCATACCGATTATTATGGGCTCAAGGAGATTTATCATATTAGTCAGCtatttgattttattgaaTCGGCACTTGTGTCGGCATTCGAACCGAATACTACAAATACCGGTATGACCGGCTGGGTGCATTGCAATCAGACAAATCTTGTGGGTGTTATTCGTCTTAGACAGCTGCGCTTAGTCGATGAACACTACGGATGGGAACAACCTCAGTTTTCGGAGATGTCCTACATGCCCGATTGGCAATTGCCATATCGTCGACTCTTCTACACGGACAAATATTGGCGCATCTATGAGCCATTTTTACCCATCTCGGCTAGCTATGATCTCATCGATATGTTGTTGCTTAACTTCAATCATAAAGGGTTCTTTAACGATTATCCAGAGTTGAATGGTTATATAGCCTTATTGGCTCGTACCCGTCAGAATAGTATCAAAATAATGGACTATTTAACTGAATACCATTGGCTTAACTATAACACTTGCGCGGTCTTTATGGATTTCACACTCTATAATGTCGATGTGAATGTATTCAGTGTCTGTACACTGCGAGTGGAGCAGACACCCTTTGGCAGTCTCTTGCCCCATGTGGATGTGGAAAGTGTGAAAATGCTTGATTCTGTTGATCAAATGTCATACTGGAATCTACTTGTTTTACTCCTGTACGTCGTAATGGTCATTATATTTTCAAAGTCTTTGGTCTTAAGATTATGGTACGATGCCGGTGTCTTGAACAGCATGTGGAACAAAGTAGATTTGGTTATATTCGTGTTGAATATCACAGTTTTTACTTTGATTGTGGTACGAGAATGGCTTGTCTCGTCCATGCTGAAGAAGGTGGAAGGTGCTAGTAAAATGGAATTCATTGATTTTCGTCGACCATCACGACTGCATCAGTTGACAACTATTATGGTTGGATTTCTCATCTGTATCACGACGTTGAGATTATGGCGGGTTCTTCTATTTGCAAGcgttttcaaattatttacaCGCACCCTGTATCTGGCCTGGCAGGCTGTCTTTAGTACCGCCATGGTGATTATTGTATTCCTGATTGGCTTTTGTTTGGCCGTTGTTATTATCAATGGCAATAATAGTGCGAATTTCAATCGATTCGTTAAGAGTGTTGTCACCTGTGTGTGCTTCTCGTTCGGTTTCAGTGGCCATGTGAATCCCTCCGATATGTTTATGGGCGGCAAATGGTTGGGCATACTCCTCTACGGCATTCTGGCATTTGTTATAGCCGTACTCCTGATCAATGTTTTCGTTTCACTCATCAATGACTACTTTACCACTGCCAAATTGTTGAGGGATGCCAAATCGGATAATCGAATCaattttttgcaatttctACGTGTCGAATATGCCCGATTTTTTGATATATTCCTAAATTTGCCATGTTTTCGCAAAAAATATCGTAGCCATGATCGTACAGTGACAGAGAATATAAATCGAAAATTGGCGGAACGATCCGAAGGGGTACAGAAAACTTCTCAGCTTCTGTTTCGCCGGAAACAACGTTATAAAATCGACGAAGCTAAAGTGAAACTACAATACAGATCACGAGGTGAAAAATTGATGAAATTGAAGACTATCATTAATAAGCAGATCGAATTATTGGacgtatatatatttggcGAGGAGCAAGATAAAGATGCCGAATATGGGGATCCCAGTAAAGAGActtaa